From a single Candidatus Thorarchaeota archaeon genomic region:
- a CDS encoding HAD family hydrolase has protein sequence MLRAALFDLDGTITVLTLPLDAMRSDTKKYYIDHGMPSSLIEPADGISSTRVKAREYFFTHGVTDAEWERMEHEVDALLSRHEGDAAWDARLISGTLDVVTEIRKLGIKTAILTNNGRQAVDIILSHLPLQDYFDLIQTRNESPNPKPYPDGILHVLKRLGVSVDEAVYIGDAQIDAAAARRAGIPFWAVATGETPKETLQEAGADRVFDNLRDILPVIRQLI, from the coding sequence ATGCTTCGGGCCGCACTCTTTGACCTTGATGGAACAATTACCGTTCTCACATTGCCTCTTGATGCAATGCGGTCTGACACCAAGAAGTACTATATTGATCATGGAATGCCCTCTAGTCTTATTGAACCAGCCGATGGGATCTCTAGCACACGAGTTAAGGCGCGAGAGTATTTTTTTACTCATGGTGTGACCGATGCCGAATGGGAACGTATGGAGCATGAGGTCGATGCTCTTCTCTCCCGTCATGAGGGGGATGCGGCATGGGACGCTCGTCTGATCTCTGGTACGCTTGATGTTGTGACGGAGATTAGGAAGCTTGGTATCAAGACTGCTATTCTCACCAATAATGGGCGACAGGCAGTCGATATCATCCTGAGCCATCTTCCTCTTCAAGACTATTTTGATCTCATTCAGACAAGAAACGAATCTCCGAACCCTAAACCATATCCTGATGGGATATTGCACGTTCTCAAGCGTCTCGGGGTGTCTGTTGATGAGGCGGTCTATATTGGTGACGCGCAGATTGATGCGGCCGCTGCACGTAGGGCTGGTATCCCCTTTTGGGCAGTGGCCACCGGAGAGACCCCAAAGGAAACGCTTCAGGAGGCTGGTGCAGATCGGGTGTTTGATAATTTGCGTGACATTCTACCCGTCATCCGACAGTTGATCTAA
- a CDS encoding L-2-amino-thiazoline-4-carboxylic acid hydrolase: MGLTRMAATHGLIPCRNKLKEVSDNLYSLMTTMAEVLEERYGEEGLSVVADIFRRLGEEDAMALKARLGLGDTIDDATDAWIVIGNVMGATMRVRRLSPTRVETDHPYCPQHESFVKHGKLYCDSVCLPYVSALAKGIAPTVDTEVVRPADMEHTCTKALVVRGNE; the protein is encoded by the coding sequence TTGGGTCTTACACGAATGGCTGCAACTCATGGATTAATTCCATGCCGAAACAAGCTCAAAGAAGTGAGCGACAATCTCTATAGCCTAATGACAACAATGGCCGAGGTCCTCGAAGAGAGATATGGTGAAGAAGGCCTCTCTGTTGTCGCGGATATCTTTCGTCGATTGGGCGAGGAGGATGCAATGGCTCTAAAGGCGCGACTTGGACTTGGTGATACTATTGATGATGCTACTGATGCATGGATCGTCATCGGAAATGTGATGGGTGCGACGATGAGAGTGCGCCGTCTGTCACCAACTCGCGTTGAGACCGATCATCCCTACTGTCCTCAGCATGAATCATTTGTAAAGCACGGGAAATTGTATTGTGATTCCGTGTGTCTTCCTTATGTCAGTGCCTTGGCCAAAGGCATTGCGCCCACCGTTGATACTGAGGTCGTGAGGCCAGCCGACATGGAACACACCTGTACAAAGGCTCTTGTGGTTCGAGGAAATGAATGA
- a CDS encoding ABC transporter substrate-binding protein, protein MLSARAKKVLAVSLVAAFTIMALSPAFAKAQTMDLGSLKTGPFVDKLVYNVIEGDDQQVLALQNNEIDLIGDMVDPTHLATLSAAENIEVANVMRNGYGYVTINTAKYPFNITAYRRALAFALDKAKISDDVWDGLSEPQDSVVPKVNPFSVESLLTYHYYEANVDKGKQLLAAAGFVDSDSDGYLEGPGPGGPGTVELDKVTVECAQSSNIAVEVGTIVAEALTKLGLNAEAKPTDFYEYLNRLYFHQDYDIVFLGSSFNNFDVDWLAYEYWSEYANEPYWNFPNFRNSSYDSWRDQLLHSTDYDDVYEAAIEMQKIWVYQSPMIICYENILLSAYRTDKFEGFVNDVSGGVPGWWTNQKVHLKADQGGPFGGTFRWSNPLDIDTFNFMVSSSAYTGNVLGELYDSLLTQDWTGKDVNWLAESYTAETHADNSAIPEGHTRFTFNMIQNATWTDGTPITADDVAYSLNYYKLAPGNPYGTDLTDLTAAYAPTPYTLVVEFNTESYWHLHTVGYKTVIPKHIFEDIGYDNWNKWNPNPPSDAMVTSGPYNISEYVAGEFTELTYNPNYFYGPDRTATTTPTTTSTTGAPDYTLAILAGAVGAAVVVLVGGYVLLRQR, encoded by the coding sequence ATGCTGAGCGCACGTGCGAAGAAAGTACTTGCAGTATCGCTCGTTGCCGCATTCACAATTATGGCACTTTCTCCAGCTTTTGCCAAGGCACAAACAATGGACCTTGGATCATTAAAGACTGGACCGTTTGTAGACAAACTTGTGTATAATGTGATTGAAGGTGACGACCAGCAAGTGCTTGCTCTTCAGAACAATGAGATCGACCTCATTGGTGATATGGTCGATCCAACTCACCTGGCGACATTGTCGGCAGCTGAGAATATCGAAGTTGCAAACGTAATGCGAAATGGTTACGGTTACGTTACCATTAACACTGCAAAATACCCATTCAACATCACTGCCTACCGAAGAGCACTTGCTTTTGCTCTTGACAAGGCGAAGATCTCCGACGATGTCTGGGACGGTCTTTCAGAGCCTCAGGACTCTGTTGTTCCTAAGGTGAACCCGTTCTCAGTTGAGAGTCTTCTTACTTACCACTACTATGAGGCAAACGTTGACAAGGGTAAGCAGCTCCTTGCTGCAGCAGGATTTGTTGACTCTGACAGTGACGGTTACCTTGAAGGTCCCGGTCCTGGTGGTCCAGGTACAGTGGAACTCGATAAGGTCACTGTCGAGTGTGCACAGAGCTCCAACATCGCAGTTGAGGTTGGTACAATAGTCGCTGAGGCACTGACCAAACTTGGTCTGAATGCAGAGGCTAAGCCTACTGACTTCTATGAGTACCTCAACAGACTGTACTTCCACCAAGACTACGATATTGTCTTCCTTGGTTCCAGCTTCAACAACTTTGATGTTGACTGGCTTGCCTATGAGTACTGGAGCGAGTACGCAAATGAGCCGTACTGGAACTTCCCGAACTTCCGTAACTCTAGCTACGATAGCTGGAGAGACCAGCTGCTCCACTCCACCGACTATGATGACGTGTATGAGGCAGCTATTGAGATGCAAAAGATCTGGGTCTATCAGAGCCCCATGATCATCTGTTACGAGAACATCCTACTATCAGCCTACCGAACCGACAAGTTCGAAGGCTTCGTTAACGACGTTAGCGGTGGTGTACCTGGCTGGTGGACCAACCAGAAGGTTCACTTGAAGGCAGATCAGGGTGGTCCGTTCGGCGGCACATTCCGCTGGAGCAACCCACTTGATATTGATACCTTCAACTTCATGGTCAGCAGCTCCGCATACACCGGAAATGTCCTTGGCGAACTCTATGACAGTCTGCTCACGCAAGACTGGACTGGCAAGGATGTCAACTGGCTTGCTGAGAGTTACACGGCTGAGACCCATGCAGACAACTCTGCAATTCCTGAGGGTCACACTCGGTTCACATTCAACATGATCCAGAATGCTACTTGGACCGATGGAACGCCAATCACAGCTGATGATGTAGCATACTCATTGAACTATTACAAACTGGCTCCTGGTAACCCATATGGTACTGACCTGACGGACCTTACTGCGGCTTATGCACCAACTCCATACACACTCGTTGTGGAGTTCAACACGGAGTCTTACTGGCACCTGCACACTGTCGGTTACAAGACCGTCATCCCGAAGCACATCTTCGAGGATATCGGTTACGATAACTGGAACAAGTGGAATCCCAATCCACCCTCTGATGCAATGGTGACCAGTGGTCCATACAACATCTCAGAGTATGTTGCTGGTGAGTTCACTGAGCTGACCTACAACCCGAACTACTTCTACGGTCCTGATCGCACCGCAACCACCACACCAACTACCACTTCAACCACAGGTGCTCCTGACTACACTCTTGCTATTCTAGCAGGTGCTGTCGGTGCTGCTGTAGTGGTACTTGTTGGCGGTTATGTGCTTCTCCGTCAGAGGTAA
- a CDS encoding dienelactone hydrolase family protein: MNEHGDKIVVSVGPQRLHGIISFPNRPASCAVLVLHPHPLYGGTMDDLVTSEVERTLLDVGLITMRFNFRAAEPGTSYVGAAGAIDDALAALDVLRDKVHVDKVGVVGYSFGGSVALHIAAIRDVGFLITLSASYDIAAEVVSFVEHLSSIICPTLLIHGSNDLVVPSSDLHRLGMMLENTRVQKILLAGEGHFYHRSLGEALDGILSFVASLCDEPPKSND, translated from the coding sequence ATGAATGAACATGGGGATAAGATCGTAGTATCCGTGGGTCCTCAGCGCCTTCATGGTATTATCTCATTTCCTAACAGGCCTGCTTCCTGTGCAGTCCTCGTTCTGCATCCACATCCCCTCTATGGTGGAACGATGGACGATCTTGTCACTTCGGAAGTAGAACGCACTCTCTTGGATGTTGGTCTAATCACGATGCGTTTCAATTTTCGAGCCGCAGAACCTGGTACCTCTTATGTAGGAGCGGCGGGTGCGATTGATGACGCATTGGCAGCTCTTGATGTTCTACGCGACAAAGTGCATGTGGACAAGGTCGGAGTAGTTGGATACTCGTTTGGTGGTTCTGTAGCCTTGCACATTGCTGCAATTCGTGATGTCGGGTTCTTGATCACTCTAAGTGCTTCCTATGATATCGCGGCCGAGGTGGTTTCTTTTGTTGAACATCTATCATCAATCATCTGTCCGACATTGTTGATTCATGGTTCAAATGATTTGGTCGTGCCATCAAGTGATCTACATCGTCTTGGTATGATGTTGGAGAACACAAGAGTTCAGAAGATTCTCTTGGCTGGTGAAGGACATTTTTATCATAGGTCTCTTGGTGAGGCACTTGATGGTATTCTGAGTTTTGTAGCGTCTCTTTGTGACGAGCCGCCAAAGAGTAATGATTAA
- a CDS encoding ABC transporter permease: MKNNWRDSNWFQSTMSFWNEYRRHRLGLLGLSIILGFVVLAIWAPLFVQYSPSPSAKIAPPFLAPDWMRAVDPGAVENREYLPDPNLSQLYDPTDSLQTNYIRTYGSATYGNASSFSGTHHLATDADDSNYVQLTWDHHAGDRPNFVLPFAGESEMPDTRDFIYFTQSFKWPYNRLPNDVVVSFNVSMYLSGNFSTSENGGLMFKTYVWLIDSSGNWRMIYKSFPPYTTVTQNRVVDLNYFDMEEAWGGMISSGNGQEDPDDTLTLAIGLAPTRNFYFEYDHYNGSVSARYYGISLYAYGDYFGALGTTDKGADAWAQLIFGTRISLTIGILATALSTAVGVTVGLIAGYYGGKIDEVLMRVVDFLLVIPGLPLMMVLAAFLGPTIQNIIVVIAILGWTGTSRLIRSQVMAEKNKAYVESARAIGASDTYIIFKHVFPNVSPLLFADITLGVVGAILSESGLSFLGLTDPSEPSWGRMLADAQGSGGFSNGAWWVVVFPGLMITILSLAFTFVGHTLDQVLNPRLRER, translated from the coding sequence GTGAAAAACAATTGGCGTGACAGCAACTGGTTTCAGTCAACAATGTCCTTTTGGAATGAGTACCGTCGGCACAGACTGGGACTCTTGGGTCTGTCTATTATTCTTGGATTTGTAGTATTGGCCATCTGGGCCCCCCTCTTTGTCCAATACTCTCCCTCTCCAAGTGCCAAGATTGCACCCCCGTTTCTGGCTCCCGACTGGATGCGGGCGGTCGACCCCGGCGCCGTCGAGAATCGTGAATACCTGCCAGATCCCAATCTGTCCCAATTATACGATCCCACTGATTCCCTACAGACCAATTATATCCGGACCTACGGTTCGGCAACTTATGGGAATGCGTCCTCGTTCTCTGGAACGCATCATCTCGCTACTGATGCGGATGACTCAAATTATGTCCAACTTACGTGGGACCATCATGCGGGTGATCGACCAAACTTTGTTCTCCCCTTTGCTGGTGAGAGCGAGATGCCCGACACCCGCGATTTCATTTACTTCACACAGTCTTTCAAATGGCCGTATAACCGTCTCCCAAATGATGTTGTCGTTTCCTTTAATGTCTCAATGTATCTCAGCGGCAACTTTTCCACTTCTGAGAACGGTGGGCTCATGTTCAAGACCTATGTCTGGCTTATCGATTCATCCGGTAATTGGCGTATGATTTACAAGTCCTTCCCACCCTATACCACCGTCACTCAGAACCGTGTTGTTGACCTCAACTACTTCGATATGGAAGAGGCATGGGGCGGCATGATTAGTTCGGGTAATGGCCAAGAAGATCCCGATGACACTCTCACTCTTGCTATTGGTCTCGCTCCAACCAGAAACTTCTACTTTGAGTATGATCACTATAATGGTTCTGTCTCTGCTCGCTACTACGGCATCAGCCTCTATGCCTATGGCGATTACTTTGGTGCTCTTGGTACTACCGACAAGGGCGCTGACGCGTGGGCTCAACTCATCTTTGGTACACGCATCTCTCTCACGATTGGTATCCTAGCTACTGCCCTCTCTACCGCCGTCGGTGTCACCGTCGGCTTAATAGCTGGATACTATGGCGGCAAGATCGATGAAGTGCTCATGCGCGTCGTTGACTTCTTGCTAGTCATTCCTGGTTTACCATTGATGATGGTACTTGCCGCATTTCTCGGGCCGACGATTCAAAATATCATTGTTGTCATTGCGATCCTCGGGTGGACCGGTACTTCCCGGCTCATCCGATCTCAGGTCATGGCCGAGAAGAATAAGGCATATGTAGAGTCGGCTCGGGCAATAGGCGCAAGCGATACATATATTATTTTTAAACATGTATTTCCCAATGTGTCTCCTCTGCTCTTTGCAGACATCACCTTAGGCGTAGTGGGAGCGATCCTATCGGAGTCAGGGCTGTCCTTCTTGGGGCTGACGGACCCGAGCGAGCCGAGCTGGGGTAGAATGCTGGCAGACGCGCAAGGATCAGGAGGCTTCAGCAACGGGGCCTGGTGGGTGGTCGTGTTCCCAGGACTGATGATCACGATCTTGTCGCTGGCGTTCACGTTTGTGGGTCACACACTTGATCAGGTGTTGAACCCGCGGTTGAGAGAGAGGTAA
- a CDS encoding bifunctional phosphoglucose/phosphomannose isomerase, translating into MTEENVIHARDMSEMVGIFPDLLTTIQLDPHIRQRAASLHTKGISGICLIGMGGSSITGEISKGLLATKASVTIITSRDYHLPAAVNKGWVVIAVSYSGNTEETLSALKEARHRECIIFGITTGGELERLLKTDELQKIPAGLQPRAALPLMFSVIYPLLTELVDPHELDMPTLSRELSALREQWSKDPVNSPHRIARLIMNTIPLFIGGQHLAAIAYRAKCQINENAKAPAMSVELPEMDHNEIEACGEYASMGIRPIFLRSGFEDERIKKRVEATRAVFQEAGVEPLEIPPMGSSRVMEALATALFVDEISLEYANLREVDSVGVLRIKKLKEILSRE; encoded by the coding sequence TTGACTGAGGAAAATGTAATTCATGCCCGTGACATGTCCGAGATGGTCGGGATCTTTCCGGATCTTCTTACCACAATTCAACTCGATCCTCATATAAGACAACGGGCTGCCAGCCTTCACACCAAAGGAATCTCTGGCATCTGCCTGATCGGAATGGGCGGGAGTTCAATCACGGGAGAGATAAGTAAGGGCTTGCTAGCAACAAAGGCATCAGTCACCATAATCACTTCTCGTGACTATCACTTACCAGCAGCCGTCAATAAAGGATGGGTCGTGATAGCAGTAAGCTATTCGGGAAACACTGAGGAAACCCTATCCGCTCTCAAAGAGGCACGACATAGAGAATGCATAATATTTGGCATCACGACAGGAGGCGAATTGGAGCGACTTCTCAAAACGGATGAGCTTCAAAAGATTCCCGCAGGTCTCCAACCAAGAGCCGCCCTTCCATTAATGTTTTCAGTGATCTATCCCTTGCTAACAGAGCTGGTAGACCCACATGAACTCGACATGCCCACACTCTCAAGGGAACTAAGCGCACTCAGAGAGCAATGGTCCAAAGACCCAGTCAATTCGCCGCATAGAATCGCTCGGCTGATCATGAACACGATCCCATTATTTATTGGTGGGCAACACCTTGCGGCTATCGCATATCGTGCAAAATGTCAGATAAATGAGAATGCCAAAGCACCAGCAATGTCAGTGGAACTTCCTGAAATGGACCATAATGAGATAGAGGCGTGCGGAGAATATGCCTCAATGGGGATCAGACCTATCTTTCTCAGAAGTGGATTTGAGGATGAGAGAATAAAAAAGAGAGTTGAGGCCACCCGTGCCGTCTTTCAGGAGGCAGGAGTTGAGCCATTGGAGATTCCACCTATGGGAAGTTCACGGGTGATGGAAGCTCTTGCAACGGCCCTATTTGTAGACGAGATCTCTCTGGAATATGCCAACTTACGTGAGGTCGATTCTGTAGGAGTTTTGAGAATAAAGAAACTCAAGGAGATCTTGAGTAGAGAGTAA
- a CDS encoding radical SAM protein, translating to MSDDIDTVLKACFETDFNNMEPYFKEAFSVGRALYGQKIAFYAPGMVHFETEFYTATDPWRFPSISVTGTYCALHCDHCNGQLLETMIPATTPEALWEACMKINDHGGKGVLISGGSTPRGNTPMEKFVPTIKRVKDELDLDIVVHTGIVYPDTIEKLSTAGIDGAMLDIIGSNDTIKEVYHLNLTTDAFDKSLSLLEAYGIPMMPHIVVGLHYGQIHGEDDAIRMIAKYRPEAVIVVAFKPLDHTPMEHTIPATPEDIIRVVLAARLVIREFPVVLGCARPHGEHRRTTDRLAIKAGVNGIAYPTEEAYYFAKELGLEPVMSDECCSLMNKTLNHVME from the coding sequence TTGAGTGATGACATAGACACCGTGCTGAAGGCCTGCTTTGAGACCGACTTCAACAATATGGAGCCCTACTTCAAAGAGGCGTTTTCCGTTGGCAGAGCCCTATATGGTCAGAAGATTGCGTTCTATGCACCCGGGATGGTTCACTTCGAGACCGAATTCTATACCGCAACGGATCCGTGGAGATTCCCGAGCATCTCAGTGACAGGCACATATTGTGCACTCCATTGTGATCACTGTAACGGCCAGTTACTGGAGACTATGATACCTGCGACAACTCCGGAGGCGCTCTGGGAGGCCTGCATGAAGATCAACGATCATGGTGGAAAAGGGGTCCTCATCAGTGGAGGGTCAACGCCTCGTGGTAACACACCTATGGAAAAGTTCGTCCCCACAATAAAACGTGTCAAGGATGAACTTGATCTTGACATCGTGGTCCATACGGGGATAGTGTATCCAGACACGATCGAGAAATTGAGTACTGCAGGTATTGATGGGGCAATGCTCGACATCATCGGGTCCAATGACACGATCAAAGAGGTCTATCATCTTAATCTGACCACCGATGCATTTGACAAGTCACTCTCATTACTGGAGGCATATGGAATTCCAATGATGCCTCATATTGTAGTAGGACTACATTACGGTCAGATCCACGGAGAGGATGATGCCATCAGGATGATAGCCAAGTATAGACCCGAGGCTGTAATCGTAGTGGCCTTCAAACCATTAGACCACACACCTATGGAACATACCATTCCCGCCACTCCTGAGGACATTATCCGAGTCGTCTTGGCGGCGCGTCTGGTCATCCGTGAGTTCCCTGTGGTGTTAGGGTGTGCCCGACCTCATGGAGAACACCGACGGACAACCGACAGATTGGCAATCAAAGCTGGTGTCAACGGGATAGCGTATCCCACGGAGGAGGCATATTATTTCGCAAAGGAATTGGGCCTAGAACCAGTAATGTCAGACGAATGCTGTTCACTCATGAACAAGACACTAAATCATGTAATGGAGTAA
- a CDS encoding radical SAM protein, with protein MNTEDQAINIPQQEDLESPQYVRTSLAAAMTMGKIPGKFYRDAKLYCINILLTYNEGCHAKCAYCGLSGSRVTETDWTDNSFIRVDWPIFSVDDVKRSLVDGTAPHVERVCVSMITLGKARDDCIEVVRQLSEATSNISILITPTIINKDWLEEAKRAGADKVGIAVDAATPEIFDRLRGMGVKGPHKWEKYWRTVDESIEVFGAENVGIHLIVGLGETEEEIIKTIQRAQDLGARTHLFSFFPEAGSQMENWPQPPLGAYRRVQLARYIINKNLGNAADMRFNELGQLTSFGVSDELLEQLLTEGEAFMTSGCSGDTMDNACNRPFGNCTPYQASIGHWRNFPMRPTPEDMKIVRGQLWDYALEYIEPTEVDLNLE; from the coding sequence GTGAACACTGAAGACCAAGCAATCAACATTCCCCAACAGGAGGACCTCGAGTCTCCACAGTACGTTAGAACGAGTCTTGCTGCGGCAATGACAATGGGAAAGATCCCCGGAAAATTCTATCGTGACGCGAAATTATATTGTATTAATATTCTCCTCACCTACAACGAGGGGTGCCACGCAAAATGTGCGTATTGTGGTCTGTCAGGTTCGCGTGTCACTGAGACGGACTGGACCGATAACTCGTTCATACGGGTGGATTGGCCAATCTTTTCAGTTGATGATGTCAAGAGATCACTGGTAGATGGCACAGCCCCTCATGTGGAGCGGGTCTGTGTGTCGATGATCACCCTCGGCAAGGCACGCGACGACTGCATTGAGGTGGTCCGCCAGCTCAGTGAAGCAACATCCAATATCTCCATACTCATCACGCCGACCATCATTAACAAGGACTGGCTTGAAGAAGCAAAACGGGCAGGAGCCGATAAGGTGGGAATTGCAGTAGATGCTGCGACGCCAGAGATCTTTGACAGGCTTCGCGGAATGGGGGTCAAGGGCCCGCACAAATGGGAAAAATACTGGCGGACGGTAGACGAGTCCATTGAAGTATTCGGAGCGGAAAATGTTGGGATTCATCTGATAGTCGGGTTAGGTGAGACCGAAGAGGAGATAATCAAGACCATTCAGCGAGCTCAGGACTTGGGCGCAAGGACTCATCTCTTCTCGTTCTTCCCAGAGGCGGGATCACAGATGGAGAATTGGCCACAACCGCCTCTTGGTGCATATCGTCGAGTTCAACTCGCACGGTACATCATCAACAAGAATCTCGGGAATGCAGCCGATATGAGATTCAACGAGTTGGGCCAGCTCACCTCATTTGGAGTGAGCGATGAACTATTAGAACAGCTCCTCACTGAGGGCGAGGCGTTCATGACATCTGGTTGCAGTGGAGATACCATGGATAATGCGTGTAATCGGCCATTTGGTAATTGCACCCCCTATCAGGCATCGATCGGCCACTGGCGAAACTTCCCAATGAGACCAACGCCTGAAGACATGAAGATCGTGAGAGGCCAGCTGTGGGACTATGCATTGGAGTACATTGAACCAACAGAGGTAGATCTGAATCTTGAGTGA
- a CDS encoding DUF116 domain-containing protein: MVDTWRLLDTGVLTGAENMALDDVILECKSQGKTPNTLRFLQFNPATVLVGYHQSVKQEVRLEYCQRNGVEVNRRITGGGTILFTPTCLGWEIFADKTAEGIKELRRDLDRLARRICNGAVGGLHRLGVNAEFRPKNDIEINGRKISGTGGTERDGSFMYQGTLLVDFDVDLMLKTLRIPVEKLKDKEIDSVKERVTCLKWELGYVPALDTIKKAMVDGFAEVFGVEFEPEGLYPCEERLFEERLPYVKSHEWVYLVEPPEDHQGQVSTVRKTPGGLIRVSLALNVPGNFIVSSFITGDFQIFPQRAIMDLEAKLKNLPADEESITQAVHEFFDETGARIFGVKPDDLIQLILEAVKKRAFSVLGVSLEEANHLMTVNFMPDEVLEQHFDYLLLPYCAKLVDCEYRFVEGCDHCGGCSISNVYELALDLNMPVRTIQTFEHLIETIEEFKKKGARGYIGSCCEGFYNKHHDDFMDTEVPGLLVDIEDSTCYELGEEQEAYIGEFEGQTTLKEDLIIRIITALHERGRIGGKKLDE; this comes from the coding sequence GTGGTCGATACATGGAGACTACTCGATACGGGCGTACTCACAGGCGCAGAGAACATGGCGCTTGATGATGTGATCCTTGAATGCAAATCACAGGGGAAGACCCCGAATACCTTAAGATTCCTTCAGTTCAATCCGGCCACTGTTCTTGTGGGATATCACCAATCAGTAAAACAAGAGGTGCGCCTCGAATACTGTCAACGAAATGGAGTCGAGGTCAACCGGAGAATCACAGGAGGCGGAACAATCCTATTCACGCCAACCTGCCTCGGCTGGGAGATCTTTGCAGATAAGACCGCAGAGGGTATCAAGGAACTCAGACGCGATCTTGACAGATTGGCTCGACGTATCTGTAATGGCGCCGTCGGGGGGCTTCATCGTCTAGGTGTCAATGCAGAGTTCAGACCCAAGAATGACATAGAGATCAATGGCAGGAAGATCTCGGGCACTGGAGGGACAGAACGAGATGGCTCATTCATGTATCAGGGCACACTGCTTGTGGACTTTGATGTTGACCTGATGTTGAAGACACTTCGTATCCCTGTTGAGAAACTGAAGGACAAAGAGATCGATAGTGTAAAAGAACGTGTGACCTGCTTGAAATGGGAACTTGGATACGTGCCCGCTCTCGATACGATCAAGAAGGCCATGGTCGATGGTTTTGCAGAGGTGTTTGGAGTCGAGTTTGAACCAGAGGGTCTCTATCCGTGTGAGGAAAGACTCTTCGAAGAGCGACTCCCCTATGTCAAATCCCACGAGTGGGTCTATTTAGTAGAACCACCAGAGGATCATCAGGGCCAGGTCAGTACGGTACGAAAGACCCCGGGCGGCCTCATCAGGGTCTCACTTGCACTCAATGTTCCGGGAAACTTCATTGTGAGCAGTTTCATCACTGGGGACTTTCAGATATTTCCGCAACGTGCCATTATGGATCTTGAGGCGAAACTAAAGAACCTCCCCGCCGACGAAGAGAGCATCACGCAAGCGGTACACGAGTTCTTCGATGAGACCGGCGCAAGAATCTTTGGTGTTAAACCGGATGATCTCATCCAGTTGATCTTAGAGGCCGTAAAGAAACGTGCCTTCAGCGTTCTGGGAGTGAGTCTCGAAGAGGCAAACCACCTGATGACGGTCAACTTCATGCCTGACGAGGTCCTTGAGCAACACTTTGACTATTTACTGCTCCCGTACTGTGCCAAGTTGGTAGACTGCGAGTATCGTTTTGTGGAAGGATGTGATCATTGTGGAGGATGCTCGATCAGCAATGTCTACGAACTAGCTCTTGACCTCAATATGCCAGTACGCACGATCCAGACCTTCGAGCATCTCATTGAGACCATTGAGGAATTCAAGAAGAAAGGCGCAAGGGGCTATATCGGCTCATGCTGTGAGGGGTTCTATAACAAACATCACGACGATTTCATGGACACAGAGGTTCCGGGACTTCTTGTGGACATTGAAGATTCCACTTGCTACGAACTGGGAGAAGAGCAAGAAGCATATATTGGTGAATTCGAGGGCCAGACGACTCTGAAAGAGGATTTGATAATTCGGATCATCACAGCACTTCACGAGCGCGGGAGAATCGGCGGGAAGAAGCTTGACGAATAA